The following coding sequences are from one Mugil cephalus isolate CIBA_MC_2020 chromosome 9, CIBA_Mcephalus_1.1, whole genome shotgun sequence window:
- the wsb1 gene encoding WD repeat and SOCS box-containing protein 1 translates to MASFPESVNENDLGKAKFIGELLVPVAPFDQKSGRETWTVAFAPNGSYFAWSQGHRIVRLIPWTKCLKNFSVGHDGEETNALSPRRLSRQNSDGKQVIPVSGEPREHTIDCGDIIWGLAFGSSVPEKQSRCVNIGWHRFKFGEDQLLLATGLNNGRIKIWDVYTGKLLLNLMDHTDLVRDLTFAPDGSLMLVSASRDKTLRVWDLKDDGNMVKVLRGHQNWVYCSAFSPDSTILCSVGAGKAVFLWNMDKYTLIRKLEGHHNDVVSCEFSPDGALLATASYDTRVIVWDHHKATILLELGHLFPSPSPIFAGGANDRWVRSVSFCPDGRHIASITDDKLLRFWSIEDRAPQAIASVSNGLCCAFSAEGSVLAAGTRDGSVHFYECPRSIASLQHMCRMALRRVMTTQQVETLPIPTPLCDYLTYKVI, encoded by the exons CCAGAAGTCTGGACGTGAGACTTGGACAGTAGCCTTTGCACCCAATGGTTCCTACTTTGCTTGGTCTCAGGGGCATCGCATTGTCAGGCTCATTCCATGGACAAAATGCCTGAAGAACTT TTCAGTGGGCCACGACGGAGAGGAAACCAATGCCTTGAGCCCCCGGCGCTTGTCCCGTCAAAACAGCGACGGAAAACAAGTCATCCCGGTGTCTGGCGAACCCCGCGAACACACCATAGACTGCGGTGACATCATCTGGGGCTTAGCCTTTGGGTCCTCGGTGCCTGAGAAGCAGAGTCGCTGTGTCAACATCGGGTGGCATCGCTTCAAGTTCGGCGAGGACCAGTTGCTACTAGCGACGGGTCTCAACAATGGTCGCATCAAGATCTGGGACGTTTACACGG GTAAATTGTTGCTGAATCTGATGGATCATACTGATCTAGTTCGAGACTTGACTTTTGCTCCTGATGGCAGCCTTATGTTGGTGTCTGCATCAAGAGATAAGACCCTTCGTGTATGGGACCTTAAAGATGATG GTAACATGGTGAAGGTTTTGCGGGGGCATCAGAACTGGGTGTACTGCAGTGCCTTCTCCCCTGACTCCACCATCCTGTGCTCAGTTGGTGCGGGCAAAGCA GTGTTCCTATGGAACATGGATAAATACACACTGATCCGAAAGCTGGAGGGTCACCACAATGATGTGGTCTCTTGTGAGTTTTCACCAGACGGGGCGCTGTTGGCCACCGCCTCCTACGACACCCGGGTTATTGTTTGGGACCACCACAAGGCCACTATCCTGCTGGAGCTTGG CCATCTTTTCCCCTCCCCTTCACCGATTTTTGCTGGAGGAGCAAATGACCGCTGGGTTCGCTCTGTGAGCTTTTGTCCCGATGGCCGCCACATCGCCAGCATCACCGATGACAA gCTACTTCGTTTCTGGAGCATCGAGGATAGGGCTCCTCAGGCAATCGCCTCTGTCTCTAACGGCCTCTGCTGTGCCTTTTCTGCTGAAGGAAGTGTCCTTGCTGCTGG GACTCGCGATGGTAGTGTGCACTTCTACGAGTGTCCTCGTAGCATAGCCAGCCTGCAGCACATGTGCAGAATGGCTCTCCGCCGGGTGATGACCACTCAGCAAGTCGAGACCCTTCCCATTCCCACTCCGCTCTGTGACTACCTGACCTATAAAGTCATCTAA